In a single window of the Biomphalaria glabrata chromosome 5, xgBioGlab47.1, whole genome shotgun sequence genome:
- the LOC129926420 gene encoding chromosome transmission fidelity protein 8 homolog: MVQIIVQIPAKGKECKEWAIVELQGDLETRHPVPLNHNFIGDLHFTHQDAPVLIIGHHILQGKVISLEKPLAVLTKCSEANDRIISAEDTSSLSHAAHGSSY, translated from the coding sequence ATGGTGCAAATAATAGTCCAGATACCTGCTAAAGGCAAGGAGTGTAAAGAATGGGCCATTGTAGAGCTTCAAGGTGACTTGGAAACAAGACATCCTGTTCCACTAAACCACAATTTTATTGGGGATTTACATTTTACCCATCAGGATGCCCCTGTCCTGATCATTGGTCATCACATATTACAAGGCAAAGTTATTTCTCTTGAAAAACCATTGGCAGTGCTTACCAAATGTTCAGAAGCCAATGACAGGATAATATCAGCAGAAGATACAAGTTCTCTGTCACATGCTGCTCATGGTTCAAGTTATTAA